The sequence TGAACTGGACCGCCTTTACGGTGTCAAGTACAACCCGGCAAACGAAATCCTCGTAACGGTTGGCGTAAGTGAGGCGCTGCAGCTTGCCATGCTCGCGCTGCTGAATCCGGGGGATGAGATTCTTATCCCGGAACCGTGCTTTGTGTCGTACGGCCCGACCGCGATATTCGCCGGTGGCAAGGTGGTCTATGTTCCGACATCTGTCGAGAACGACTTTCAGGTGACGGCGCACGACATCGAAGCTCGGATCACCCCTCGCAGCAAGGTGGTCTTCCTGGGATATCCGAACAATCCAACGGGTGCGGTCCTGCGAAGGAAGACACTTGAGGAGATTGCCGAGGTCGTTGTGGCTCACGACCTGATCGTTCTGTCGGATGAGATCTACGATCGCCTTGTTTATGGAGACGCTTACAGTTCGGGTCACACATGTCTTCCCTCGATTCCGTCACTGCGAGACCGCACGGTATTGCTGGGCGGGTTTTCGAAGAACTATGCGATGACCGGGTGGCGTGTAGGCTATGCGTGCGCTCCCACCGCGATATACCAGGCGATGTACAAGCTGCATCAGTATATCATCATGAGTGCGCCGACACCGAGTCAGTACGGCGCGGTAGCAGCTATTCGCGACTGCCAGGCAGATGTAGAGAAGATGAGGCAGGCGTACGACGAACGCCGGCGAGTTCTTGTCGATGGCCTCCGGGAGGCGGGTCTTCCGACCTTTGAGCCGGAGGGTGCGTTCTACGCGTTTCCGGATATCCGGTCAACGGGACTGTCATCCGAGGATTTCGCGCAGAAGCTTCTCGAGGAGGAGCACGTGGCGGTTGTCCCTGGCGACGCATTCGGACCCAGCGGCGCCGGTTTCGTCCGATGCGCCTACGCGAACTCTCTGGAGAACATCAGGGAAGCGGTCCTCAAGATCCAGCGCTTCGCTCGTCGTTACCAGGAGCGGCTCGAACATGCGTGAATGGAATAGGGGAGGCCTCGGGTCGTACCTGGCCATCCTCATATCCTGTGTAATGATTGGTTGTGCGTCGGGAGGGAGTCCCGCTGTAAGGGATAGTGGCGTTGACCTGCCGCCCGAACAGTCGGAGAGCGCCCGTGACGTTGATCGGATTCGCGCGAGTTTTCCCTCGGGCTATGAGGTGCTCTCGAACATGGGGGCCAGTACCGCCTCGGGCCAATCGGGCTACGATCTCTTGCATGCCGAGGTCGATCTGTCGTTTGATTTCGACAAGGCGGCCGTAGTCGGCACGGT is a genomic window of Rhodothermales bacterium containing:
- a CDS encoding aminotransferase class I/II-fold pyridoxal phosphate-dependent enzyme, which produces MTTHKPLESYLSDRVQSVPPSGIRRFFEIAATMEDVITLGIGEPDFVSPQPIIDAAERALSGGKTGYTANAGLADLRDLIAGELDRLYGVKYNPANEILVTVGVSEALQLAMLALLNPGDEILIPEPCFVSYGPTAIFAGGKVVYVPTSVENDFQVTAHDIEARITPRSKVVFLGYPNNPTGAVLRRKTLEEIAEVVVAHDLIVLSDEIYDRLVYGDAYSSGHTCLPSIPSLRDRTVLLGGFSKNYAMTGWRVGYACAPTAIYQAMYKLHQYIIMSAPTPSQYGAVAAIRDCQADVEKMRQAYDERRRVLVDGLREAGLPTFEPEGAFYAFPDIRSTGLSSEDFAQKLLEEEHVAVVPGDAFGPSGAGFVRCAYANSLENIREAVLKIQRFARRYQERLEHA